In Canis lupus baileyi chromosome X, mCanLup2.hap1, whole genome shotgun sequence, one DNA window encodes the following:
- the LOC140628423 gene encoding m-AAA protease-interacting protein 1, mitochondrial, with protein sequence YSAEEQPQSLQKTKIIILGFSNPINWVRTRIYAFLIWAYFDQEFSIADFSEGAKQAFAHVSKLLSQCKFDLLEELVAKEVLHVLKEKVTSLPDNHKNALAADIDEIVYTLTGDISIYYDEKGRKFINILMGFWYLTSANIPSETLSGASVFQVKLGDQNVETKQLLSASYEFQREFTQGIKPDWTIAQIEHSKLLE encoded by the coding sequence TACAGCGCCGAGGAGCAGCCCCAGTCGCTCCAGAAAACCAAGATAATCATCCTGGGATTCTCCAACCCCATCAACTGGGTTCGGACTCGAATTTACGCCTTCTTAATCTGGGCCTATTTCGACCAGGAATTCAGCATCGCGGATTTCTCCGAGGGAGCGAAGCAGGCTTTTGCTCATGTGTCCAAGTTACTGTCACAGTGTAAATTTGATCTATTGGAAGAACTTGTGGCCAAAGAGGTGCTACATGTATTGAAGGAAAAGGTAACTTCACTACCTGACAACCATAAAAATGCCCTTGCTGCTGACATAGATGAAATTGTATACACATTGACAGGAGACATCTCCATTTACTAtgatgagaaaggaaggaagtttaTTAACATCCTGATGGGCTTTTGGTATCTAACCAGTGCCAACATCCCCAGTGAAACTTTAAGTGGAGCCAGTGTATTCCAGGTAAAGTTGGGGGATCAGAACGTGGAAACTAAACAGCTTCTTAGTGCAAGTTATGAATTTCAGAGGGAGTTTACACAAGGAATAAAGCCTGACTGGACCATTGCACAGATTGAACACTCAAAGTTATTAGAATGA